A window of the Sphaerobacter thermophilus DSM 20745 genome harbors these coding sequences:
- a CDS encoding GNAT family N-acetyltransferase, with amino-acid sequence MAARTLPDRFIARAPVPADAPAIARLIAACQEADGDEPDASAEEVLRDWEGLDLGQEAVLVVAPDGEAAAYADVLNRRYVQLSVYGYVHPRFRGMGLGTWLVQWGEEWIQDRMHLAPAEAQVTVQHYIRASSTSALRLMEQHGYRPVRDIWVMAITLDQPPPAPEWPEGITARTFVPGLDERATYEAVEEAFGDIWGRPPSTFERWLSMTQSERKDPELWLLAVETDSGHIVGTCLGQETAGKGWIGSVGVRRPWRGRGIALALLQEVFGVYYRRGVREVELSVDAESRTGAPRLYRRAGMHVKHRYVLHRKEIRPGIDLSTTAAHS; translated from the coding sequence GTGGCTGCTCGCACACTCCCCGATAGGTTCATCGCGCGTGCGCCCGTGCCGGCCGATGCCCCTGCAATCGCCCGGCTGATCGCGGCGTGCCAGGAGGCCGACGGCGACGAGCCGGATGCGTCGGCGGAGGAGGTACTGCGCGACTGGGAAGGGCTCGATCTCGGGCAGGAGGCGGTGCTCGTGGTCGCGCCCGACGGAGAAGCCGCGGCGTACGCCGATGTGCTCAACCGCCGGTATGTCCAGCTTTCGGTGTATGGGTACGTCCATCCGCGGTTCCGGGGCATGGGGCTGGGCACCTGGCTGGTTCAGTGGGGCGAGGAATGGATCCAGGACCGGATGCACCTGGCACCCGCGGAGGCGCAGGTCACCGTCCAACACTACATCCGGGCCTCTAGCACCTCTGCCCTCCGCCTCATGGAGCAGCACGGCTACCGACCGGTGCGAGACATCTGGGTCATGGCCATCACGCTCGATCAGCCCCCGCCCGCGCCGGAATGGCCGGAGGGCATCACGGCGCGGACATTCGTGCCCGGCCTGGACGAGCGAGCGACCTACGAAGCGGTTGAGGAGGCATTCGGCGATATCTGGGGCCGGCCGCCCAGCACCTTCGAGCGCTGGCTTTCAATGACGCAGTCGGAGCGGAAGGATCCAGAGCTCTGGCTCTTGGCGGTCGAAACGGATTCCGGGCACATTGTCGGAACCTGTCTCGGCCAGGAGACCGCGGGGAAGGGATGGATCGGCTCGGTCGGCGTGCGGCGCCCATGGCGTGGTCGGGGCATCGCGCTTGCCCTTCTGCAGGAAGTCTTCGGCGTCTATTACCGACGTGGCGTGCGAGAGGTGGAGCTCAGCGTGGACGCGGAGAGCCGGACGGGCGCCCCTCGGCTCTACCGAAGGGCGGGGATGCACGTCAAGCACCGCTACGTCCTGCACCGCAAAGAGATCCGCCCCGGGATCGACCTGAGTACCACGGCGGCTCATTCGTGA
- the glpX gene encoding class II fructose-bisphosphatase, which produces MSASIDRNLALELVRTTEAAALAAARWMGRGDKNAADQAAVNGMRTMLQSVHMDGVVVIGEGEKDEAPMLYIGEEVGTKDPPQADLAVDPIDGTRLLANGMPNSLSVVALADRGSMYYPPGIVYMNKIAVGPEAAFAIDINAPVAENLQRIADAKGMRVRDLTVVVLDRPRHEQLIAEIRATQARIKLITDGDVAGALMAAMPGTGIDVLMGIGGAPEAVIAAAALKCMGGAIQCKLWPRNDDERRAAQEAGLDLEQVLTADDLVRSDNVFFAATGITDGELLRGVHYTSEGATTESLVMRSRSGTVRRITATHRLSKLQDFAAVPFD; this is translated from the coding sequence ATGAGTGCGAGTATCGACCGGAACCTGGCGCTGGAGCTGGTCCGGACGACCGAAGCCGCGGCGCTCGCGGCCGCGCGCTGGATGGGGCGCGGCGACAAGAACGCGGCGGACCAGGCGGCCGTCAACGGCATGCGCACCATGCTCCAGTCCGTCCATATGGACGGGGTCGTGGTGATCGGCGAGGGTGAGAAGGACGAGGCCCCGATGCTGTACATCGGGGAGGAGGTCGGCACCAAGGATCCGCCGCAGGCGGACCTGGCAGTCGATCCGATCGACGGGACCCGGCTCCTGGCGAACGGGATGCCGAACTCCCTGTCCGTCGTGGCACTGGCGGACCGCGGTTCGATGTACTACCCGCCCGGAATCGTGTACATGAACAAGATCGCGGTCGGGCCTGAGGCGGCGTTCGCCATCGACATCAACGCGCCGGTGGCGGAGAACCTCCAGCGCATCGCCGACGCGAAGGGGATGCGCGTACGTGACCTGACCGTGGTCGTGCTGGACCGCCCGCGCCACGAGCAGTTGATCGCCGAGATTCGGGCGACCCAGGCGCGGATCAAGCTGATCACCGACGGTGACGTGGCCGGCGCCTTGATGGCGGCGATGCCGGGGACCGGTATCGATGTCCTGATGGGTATCGGCGGGGCACCCGAGGCGGTCATCGCCGCGGCCGCGCTGAAGTGCATGGGTGGCGCGATCCAGTGCAAGCTGTGGCCGCGCAACGACGACGAGCGCCGCGCGGCGCAGGAGGCGGGGCTGGATCTGGAGCAGGTGCTGACAGCCGATGACCTGGTGCGGTCCGACAACGTCTTCTTCGCCGCCACGGGCATCACCGACGGGGAACTCCTGCGCGGGGTGCACTACACGTCGGAGGGGGCGACGACGGAATCGCTGGTGATGCGGTCGCGCTCGGGGACGGTGCGGCGGATCACAGCGACACACCGGCTGAGCAAGCTCCAGGACTTTGCCGCTGTTCCATTTGACTAG
- a CDS encoding type II toxin-antitoxin system RatA family toxin, with translation MHTANEIVIHADATTVYELAAAVERWPEILPHYRWVRVLRDDGHERLVEMAARRDAIPVSWRAVQVREPAIPRIRFRHVGGVTKGMEVAWLFEPGPDGLTVRIVHDFDPPWPVVGALVADRIIGPLFVANIAGKTLRRIKELAEMKAEVPG, from the coding sequence ATGCACACCGCGAATGAGATCGTCATCCATGCCGATGCCACCACCGTCTACGAGCTTGCCGCTGCGGTCGAGCGCTGGCCCGAGATCCTCCCCCACTACCGCTGGGTTCGTGTCCTGCGCGACGACGGCCACGAGCGCCTGGTCGAGATGGCCGCCCGACGGGACGCGATCCCCGTGAGCTGGCGCGCGGTACAGGTGCGCGAGCCGGCGATCCCGCGTATCAGGTTCCGGCACGTCGGTGGGGTCACCAAGGGCATGGAAGTCGCCTGGCTCTTCGAGCCAGGACCGGACGGCCTGACCGTCCGCATCGTGCACGATTTCGATCCGCCCTGGCCCGTGGTCGGCGCGTTGGTAGCAGACCGCATCATCGGGCCGCTCTTCGTGGCGAACATTGCCGGAAAGACGTTGCGGCGGATCAAGGAGCTGGCTGAGATGAAGGCGGAGGTGCCCGGATGA
- a CDS encoding methyltransferase domain-containing protein — translation MDIGSKRQRPLHIPTRLSRSRMGWSMQRLPCADRPELLDLPDVDPAALQGNLEDLARVNRLLGGIQLSERALSRLFASCTPGDTVRLLDVGTGAGDIPTAMIDWARSRKIPLEAFGVDRSVAILRHARDAGPNLGLVAAEGRSLPLRDGAVDVAHCSLLLHHIDPPDAVPLLAEMARVARRGVIVNDLVRSRIGLAGAWLLGHVATRNPLTRHDAPLSARRAYTLAEMTDLLTAAGLRVVAADTFLGYRAAVTAVMP, via the coding sequence ATGGACATCGGGTCCAAGCGCCAGAGACCGCTGCACATCCCTACCCGGCTGTCACGCAGCCGGATGGGCTGGTCGATGCAGCGCCTGCCGTGTGCCGACCGGCCCGAGTTGCTCGACCTCCCCGATGTGGACCCTGCCGCGCTTCAGGGCAACCTTGAGGATCTCGCCCGGGTCAATCGCCTCCTGGGTGGCATCCAGCTCTCCGAGCGCGCGCTCTCTCGCCTGTTCGCCTCCTGCACGCCGGGGGACACGGTTCGCCTGCTCGACGTCGGGACCGGTGCGGGCGACATCCCCACCGCGATGATCGACTGGGCGCGCAGCAGGAAGATCCCCCTCGAGGCCTTCGGCGTCGATCGCAGCGTCGCGATCCTCCGGCACGCACGCGATGCGGGGCCGAACCTCGGGCTCGTCGCCGCAGAGGGACGCAGTCTCCCTTTGCGAGATGGCGCCGTCGATGTCGCGCACTGCTCGCTGCTGCTGCACCACATCGACCCGCCCGACGCGGTCCCGCTCCTCGCCGAGATGGCCCGCGTCGCCCGCCGGGGCGTGATCGTCAACGACCTTGTGCGCAGCCGGATCGGTCTCGCAGGAGCGTGGCTCCTCGGGCACGTGGCCACGAGGAACCCGCTCACGCGCCACGACGCGCCGCTCTCCGCGCGACGCGCCTACACGCTGGCCGAGATGACCGATCTGCTCACGGCAGCCGGGCTCCGCGTCGTGGCCGCTGATACCTTTCTCGGCTACCGCGCGGCCGTGACGGCGGTGATGCCATGA
- a CDS encoding NAD(P)/FAD-dependent oxidoreductase: protein MSRMDADVIVVGAGPAGAATAARLARAGCDVLLLDRAAFPREKPCAEYLSPGVVEQLDDLGVLDAVAEKGGKWLRGMRVATARGKIHLNFASADPPRRGLGIPRVVLDQILVDHAVAAGARMCERARVRGAVVEEGRVVGVTVSGIGPQGGDSVLRARFVVGADGVHSTIARSLGLTRPVRWPRRLGLVARYAGVTRLDSTGEMRVGPDLYCGLAPVGEGVVNVGLVGPLGRKPPGEPTASYFERSLAEVPGVLEALQGGERVTPVRGVGPLASRVRRVAGPGYLLVGDAAGFLDPFTGEGIFRALRGAALAADAVLSALARDVVATGYAEARRSTFRDKAALCLLIQGFLGARPLLDYALARIASRPEIEAGLTGVLGDYAPARPALHPGFLWALLKP, encoded by the coding sequence ATGAGCCGGATGGATGCGGATGTGATCGTCGTCGGCGCCGGCCCGGCCGGCGCGGCCACCGCGGCGCGCTTGGCACGGGCGGGCTGCGACGTACTCCTTCTTGACCGCGCCGCCTTCCCACGCGAAAAGCCCTGTGCCGAGTACCTCAGCCCTGGAGTCGTCGAACAACTCGACGATCTGGGCGTGCTGGACGCGGTGGCCGAGAAGGGTGGAAAGTGGCTGAGAGGCATGCGGGTCGCCACCGCCCGCGGAAAGATCCACCTCAACTTCGCCTCGGCCGACCCGCCACGCCGCGGCCTTGGAATTCCGCGGGTCGTCCTCGACCAGATCCTGGTCGACCATGCCGTGGCGGCCGGAGCGCGCATGTGCGAGCGTGCCCGCGTCCGCGGCGCGGTCGTGGAAGAGGGCCGCGTCGTCGGCGTCACGGTGTCCGGGATCGGGCCTCAAGGGGGCGATTCGGTGCTCCGCGCCCGCTTCGTCGTCGGCGCCGATGGGGTCCACTCAACCATCGCCCGGTCACTGGGTCTCACCCGTCCCGTCCGCTGGCCCCGCCGCCTGGGCCTCGTCGCACGCTACGCGGGCGTCACCCGCCTCGACAGCACCGGGGAGATGCGGGTCGGCCCAGACCTGTACTGCGGATTGGCGCCAGTCGGTGAGGGCGTCGTGAACGTCGGTCTGGTCGGACCGCTGGGCAGGAAGCCGCCCGGTGAGCCGACTGCAAGCTACTTCGAGCGGAGCCTGGCGGAGGTGCCGGGGGTTCTGGAGGCACTGCAGGGTGGGGAGCGGGTCACCCCCGTCCGCGGAGTCGGCCCGCTGGCGAGCCGCGTCCGCCGTGTGGCGGGCCCGGGCTACCTGCTGGTCGGGGATGCGGCGGGATTCCTCGATCCATTCACCGGCGAAGGGATCTTCCGGGCACTTCGGGGTGCCGCGCTGGCCGCAGACGCAGTGCTGTCCGCTCTTGCGCGCGACGTCGTTGCAACCGGGTATGCCGAGGCCCGGCGCTCCACGTTCCGCGACAAGGCCGCGCTGTGCCTGTTGATCCAGGGCTTCCTCGGGGCGCGGCCGCTGCTCGACTATGCCCTGGCCCGCATCGCGTCACGCCCGGAGATTGAGGCCGGGCTAACAGGCGTGCTCGGCGACTACGCACCCGCCCGCCCGGCGCTCCACCCGGGGTTCCTCTGGGCACTGCTGAAACCGTAG
- the rho gene encoding transcription termination factor Rho: protein MTVTINELESKTIDELHELARELEITGFSRMKKQELISRVLQAQTEQQGNIYGEGVLDIIEDGFGFLRGERYLPGPNDIYVSQSQIRRFGLRTGDWVSGHVRPPKENEKYYSLLRVEAVNGMDPETARRRPNFDSLTPIFPLELINLETSPNILSTRLLNLVAPIGRGQRGLIVSPPKAGKTILLKAIANGITTNYEDIHLIVCLIGERPEEVTDMKRSVDGEVISSTFDEPVEDHTKVAEMVLERAKRLVESGRDVVILLDSITRLARAYNLAVPPSGRTLSGGIDPVALYPPKRFFGAARNIEGGGSLTIIATCLIDTGSRMDDVIYEEFKGTGNMELHLDRKLAERRIYPAIDIQRSGTRREELLLDEQTLRQVWTMRRMVSMLGGTEGTELVLGRLAKTANNAEFLATLTKDL from the coding sequence ATGACCGTAACCATCAACGAACTTGAGTCAAAAACAATCGATGAGCTGCATGAGCTCGCGCGCGAATTGGAGATCACCGGCTTCTCTCGCATGAAGAAGCAGGAACTGATCAGCCGCGTGCTCCAGGCGCAGACCGAGCAGCAGGGGAACATCTACGGCGAGGGCGTGCTCGACATCATCGAGGACGGCTTCGGTTTCCTTCGCGGGGAGCGCTACCTCCCTGGCCCCAATGACATCTACGTGTCGCAGTCGCAGATCCGCCGCTTCGGACTGCGCACGGGTGACTGGGTTTCGGGGCACGTGCGACCGCCGAAGGAGAACGAGAAATACTACAGCCTGCTGCGGGTCGAAGCCGTCAACGGCATGGACCCGGAGACAGCGCGACGAAGGCCGAACTTCGACAGCCTGACCCCGATCTTCCCCCTCGAGCTGATCAACCTCGAAACCTCGCCCAACATCCTCTCGACCCGATTGCTCAATCTCGTCGCCCCGATCGGGCGCGGTCAGCGCGGGTTGATCGTGTCGCCGCCGAAGGCCGGTAAGACGATCTTGCTCAAGGCGATCGCCAACGGCATCACCACCAACTACGAAGATATCCACTTGATCGTCTGTCTCATCGGCGAGCGACCCGAAGAGGTGACCGACATGAAGCGGTCGGTCGACGGCGAGGTGATCAGCTCGACCTTCGATGAGCCGGTGGAGGACCACACCAAGGTTGCGGAGATGGTCCTCGAGCGCGCCAAGCGGCTTGTGGAGTCGGGTCGCGACGTGGTCATCCTGCTGGACTCGATCACGCGCCTGGCCCGGGCTTACAACCTGGCGGTGCCGCCGAGCGGCCGCACGCTCTCCGGCGGTATCGACCCGGTGGCGCTGTATCCGCCCAAGCGCTTCTTCGGCGCAGCCCGCAATATCGAGGGGGGCGGCAGCCTGACGATCATCGCGACGTGTCTCATCGACACCGGTTCCCGCATGGACGACGTCATCTACGAGGAGTTCAAGGGAACCGGTAACATGGAGTTGCACCTGGACCGCAAGCTGGCGGAGCGCCGCATCTACCCCGCGATCGACATCCAGCGGTCGGGTACCCGGCGCGAAGAGCTGCTCCTCGACGAGCAGACGCTGCGTCAGGTGTGGACGATGCGCCGCATGGTGTCGATGCTCGGCGGGACCGAAGGCACCGAGCTGGTGCTGGGTCGGCTGGCCAAGACGGCCAACAACGCCGAGTTCCTGGCGACGCTCACCAAGGATCTCTAG
- a CDS encoding thiamine pyrophosphate-binding protein, producing MGERIKGGQAVVRALEAHGVDVVFGIPGVHTLEIYDALRDSPIRHILARHEQGAGFMADGYARASGRPGVAIIITGPGITNVATPIGEAYSDSVPVLVVSANVEQQWAGKMLGHLHDLKDQLGVMRAVTKWNDRATTVSAVPQLIAEAFRQMTTGRPRPTHVEVPLDVLRAFGEAEVTPPEPIAPVAPDPQEVQRAVDAIEAAERVVIYAGGGAVASGAHQAITDLAERLGAPVLTSIMGKGSIAEDHPMALGNLWEPGSPVEEVLRSADLALVFGSKLGAQDTEYQRMPLPSTIVRVDIDPEEIGRNYTPTQAIVADAALTARALVEHLAARGVSKEGWTPVQVADIRQRARAVAWGAEQQPYIDALRSAIPRDGILVTDMTMMSYVACRLYPVYEPRTFFFPAGYGTLGFSLPAAIGAKIARPDATVVSIVGDGGFQFTMQEVATAVQFRLGLPIVIFNDSTYTAVKEAQAREFDRRFIAVDLVNPDYVKFADAYGIPGVRAESPDALAEAIRAAAQRDLPTIIDTPIHFEY from the coding sequence ATGGGTGAGCGCATAAAAGGCGGTCAGGCGGTGGTCCGGGCCCTGGAGGCCCACGGGGTCGATGTTGTATTCGGAATCCCGGGAGTGCATACGCTCGAGATCTACGATGCGCTCCGCGACTCGCCGATCCGCCACATCCTTGCCCGCCATGAGCAGGGCGCCGGCTTCATGGCCGACGGCTACGCCCGTGCCTCCGGGCGCCCCGGCGTCGCGATCATTATTACCGGTCCCGGCATCACAAACGTCGCGACCCCCATTGGCGAGGCCTACTCCGACTCCGTCCCGGTGCTGGTCGTCTCAGCGAACGTCGAGCAGCAGTGGGCCGGGAAGATGCTGGGCCACCTGCACGATCTCAAGGACCAGCTCGGGGTCATGCGCGCGGTGACGAAGTGGAACGACCGTGCCACCACCGTGTCCGCCGTTCCCCAGTTGATCGCCGAGGCCTTCCGCCAGATGACGACCGGCCGACCGCGCCCGACGCACGTCGAGGTCCCGCTGGACGTCCTCCGCGCCTTCGGCGAGGCTGAGGTGACACCGCCTGAGCCGATCGCCCCGGTCGCTCCAGATCCACAGGAGGTCCAACGCGCCGTGGACGCCATCGAAGCAGCCGAGCGCGTGGTGATCTACGCGGGCGGCGGCGCCGTGGCAAGCGGGGCCCACCAGGCGATCACGGACCTGGCCGAGCGCCTCGGCGCGCCGGTCCTCACCTCGATCATGGGCAAGGGCTCGATCGCTGAGGACCATCCGATGGCCTTGGGCAACCTGTGGGAGCCGGGCAGCCCCGTTGAGGAGGTGCTGCGCAGCGCCGACCTGGCTCTGGTCTTCGGCTCGAAACTGGGTGCCCAGGACACCGAGTACCAGCGCATGCCACTTCCGTCTACGATCGTCCGGGTGGACATCGACCCCGAGGAGATCGGGCGCAACTACACGCCGACCCAGGCGATCGTCGCCGATGCAGCGCTCACCGCTCGTGCCCTGGTGGAGCACCTGGCCGCACGGGGAGTTAGCAAGGAGGGCTGGACGCCCGTCCAGGTGGCCGACATCCGGCAGCGGGCACGCGCCGTTGCATGGGGCGCCGAACAGCAGCCGTACATCGACGCGCTGCGGTCGGCCATTCCCCGGGACGGGATCCTCGTCACCGACATGACGATGATGAGCTACGTCGCCTGCCGCTTGTACCCGGTCTACGAGCCGCGCACGTTCTTCTTCCCGGCTGGATACGGCACCCTCGGCTTCTCCCTCCCCGCCGCCATCGGCGCCAAGATCGCCCGGCCCGATGCGACGGTGGTGTCGATCGTGGGCGACGGCGGCTTCCAGTTCACCATGCAGGAGGTAGCCACGGCCGTCCAGTTCCGCCTTGGGCTGCCCATCGTGATCTTCAACGATTCAACCTACACGGCAGTGAAGGAAGCCCAGGCACGCGAGTTCGACCGCCGCTTCATCGCGGTGGATCTGGTGAATCCGGATTACGTCAAGTTTGCGGATGCTTACGGCATTCCCGGCGTGCGCGCCGAGTCACCCGACGCACTGGCCGAGGCGATTCGTGCTGCGGCCCAGCGCGACCTTCCAACCATCATCGATACGCCCATTCACTTCGAGTACTAG
- a CDS encoding beta-ketoacyl-[acyl-carrier-protein] synthase family protein: protein MSEPGAGRRVVVTGIGAVTPIGCGREGLWDGLRCGQPRVRTISRFDPTQFRSQVAAEIDGFVPSDHVSAERARRADRCTHLAIAASRMALADAGLDGARDRATRRAAVFVGSALGGVPFGEEQHVRFLRRGIRAVEPALALTVFGGAPAAGVAMEFGLTGPIVGNANSCASGAVAIGEAARAIRHGTVDVALAGGSEAPLAPLTFGAFDLIRALSTRNHDPAGASRPFDRERDGFVMAEGAAIVVLESLEHALRRGAQPYAEILGYGATNDAYHMVRPLPSGHQAARAMVLALREARRSPSEVGYVNAHATSTPLGDAAETRALRHVFGATPRQPAVSATKGLYGHPLGASGAIEVAITVLAIARGWLPPTTNLDDPDPACALRHVPPTGCTAQVAVAMTNSFGFGGINASLVFSHFLE, encoded by the coding sequence ATGAGTGAGCCTGGCGCCGGACGCCGCGTTGTCGTGACCGGGATCGGCGCCGTCACGCCGATCGGCTGCGGACGAGAGGGTCTGTGGGACGGGCTGCGCTGCGGGCAGCCGCGGGTGCGGACGATCTCCCGCTTCGACCCTACGCAATTCCGATCTCAGGTCGCAGCCGAGATCGACGGCTTCGTGCCCTCAGACCACGTGTCCGCCGAACGCGCCCGGCGCGCCGATCGCTGCACGCACCTGGCCATCGCCGCGAGCCGGATGGCGCTCGCCGACGCCGGGCTTGATGGCGCTCGCGACCGGGCCACTCGCCGCGCGGCGGTGTTCGTCGGCAGCGCGCTCGGCGGTGTCCCGTTCGGCGAGGAGCAGCATGTTCGCTTCCTGCGTCGCGGCATCCGGGCCGTTGAGCCCGCACTCGCCCTGACCGTGTTCGGCGGTGCACCCGCCGCCGGCGTGGCGATGGAGTTTGGCCTGACCGGTCCGATCGTTGGGAACGCCAACTCCTGCGCTTCGGGCGCGGTCGCGATCGGGGAAGCCGCCCGCGCGATCCGGCACGGGACGGTCGACGTGGCCCTGGCTGGCGGTTCCGAGGCTCCCCTCGCGCCGCTAACGTTCGGCGCCTTCGACCTCATCCGGGCCCTGTCGACCCGCAACCACGACCCTGCCGGCGCGAGCCGCCCCTTCGACCGGGAGCGAGACGGGTTCGTCATGGCCGAAGGAGCGGCCATCGTCGTTCTGGAGTCCCTGGAGCACGCTCTGCGTCGTGGCGCTCAGCCATACGCAGAGATCCTCGGCTACGGGGCGACGAACGACGCCTACCACATGGTCCGCCCGCTGCCCTCGGGACACCAGGCCGCGCGGGCCATGGTCCTCGCGCTGCGGGAAGCGCGACGATCCCCGAGCGAGGTCGGCTACGTCAACGCGCACGCTACCTCGACACCCCTCGGCGACGCGGCCGAGACTCGCGCCCTGCGCCACGTCTTCGGCGCTACCCCCAGGCAGCCGGCGGTGAGCGCCACCAAGGGCCTCTACGGGCATCCGCTGGGCGCGAGTGGTGCGATCGAGGTTGCCATCACCGTTCTAGCCATCGCCCGCGGTTGGCTCCCGCCGACCACGAACCTCGACGATCCCGACCCCGCCTGCGCACTTCGGCACGTCCCTCCCACGGGGTGCACCGCCCAGGTCGCGGTCGCCATGACCAACTCCTTCGGCTTCGGCGGCATCAACGCCAGCCTGGTCTTCAGCCATTTCTTGGAGTGA